From one Humulus lupulus chromosome 8, drHumLupu1.1, whole genome shotgun sequence genomic stretch:
- the LOC133794483 gene encoding heterogeneous nuclear ribonucleoprotein 1 isoform X2, translated as MSSMGSELDQCEDGARTVELSTGSNFSASGKLFVGGVSLRTSEAQFTEYFRRFGIITDAVIIPNKHSRKPRGFGFVTFANPADADKVLEQEDHVINDRKVDVKRALPAGNNQIFVGGLPQLLTSDELGGYFSEYGVVDSRIIPDHKSGRSRCFGFVTFENEDAVQQILSKGKMQEIGGKKVEVKRVEPKMGGNKYSNNDFAGGQYQYSSEMPQQVYTYDAYSNFRNYAGISGYGGYLFGIGYGTYLPYPPMMHDCVGLGGAYYGVYCSCGGTSAYGCCNISGNACGNPRSSY; from the exons ATGTCTTCAATGGGTTCTGAACTTGATCAGTGCGAAGATGGTGCACGCACTGTGGAGCTTTCAACTGGCTCCAATTTTTCGGCTTCAGG AAAACTTTTCGTTGGAGGCGTTTCTTTGAGAACAAGCGAAG CCCAGTTTACTGAATACTTTCGCCGGTTTGGAATTATAACAGACGCTGTCATAATACCCAACAAGCACTCTAGGAAGCCTAGGGGTTTTGGGTTTGTGACATTTGCTAATCCAGCTGATGCTGACAAGGTTCTTGAACAAGAAGACCATGTCATCAATGATAGAAAG GTGGATGTCAAAAGGGCATTACCGGCTGGCAACAACCAGATTTTTGTTGGTGGATTACCGCAGCTTTTAACCAGTG ATGAATTGGGGGGCTATTTTTCTGAGTATGGTGTCGTTGACAGTCGGATCATACCCGATCATAAGAGTGGGCGATCTAGATGTTTTGGGTTCGTTACCTTTGAGAATGAAGATGCTGTTCAACAAATCTTATCGAAGGGTAAAATGCaagaaattggaggaaaaaag GTGGAGGTAAAAAGAGTTGAACCCAAAATGGGTGGCAATAAGTACAGCAACAATGATTTTGCTGGTGGTCAGTATCAGTACAGCAGTGAAATGCCACAACAAGTCTATACTTATGACGCTTACAGTAACTTTAGAAATTATGCTGGTATAAGTGGCTATGGAGGATACTTATTTGGAATTGGATATGGAACATATCTACCATATCCACCTATGATGCACGACTGTGTTGGTCTTGGTGGTGCTTATTATGGCGTGTACTGTAGTTGTGGTGGCACTTCTGCTTATGGCTGCTGCAATATCTCTGGAAACGCATGTGGTAATCCTCGAAGTTCCTATTGA
- the LOC133794483 gene encoding transcription elongation factor SPT6 isoform X1 has translation MEIEGQDGTKVALENDHKTVFGRGFGFSTDDRTVSRRHVALEVKPESTRSEPRVWFEVLGRNPVWVWSEEDEEVRVFRRSEKGELAAGDWFCVSGKGPIWFKLRKIRVEDGEKKRVLEGESELMESLGSGSKFESFDVSGIDPVKEFGFVVMGHEFDLYPKHMIRDVKNWDWFIEEDRNDSGDDDDDDFENKKKKRVGKKRKKKEENEDDDWTGETEDDNDMVVSNVGKVNNRPKYSTRSKDRDKSPHKDTQGSEKSRLKKIDRDDDDDETLGGFIAGDDELDQEEETSGNDEEEEEFDDDEE, from the exons ATGGAGATCGAAGGCCAAGATGGAACCAAAGTTGCCCTTGAGAATGACCACAAGACCGTGTTTGGGAGAGGTTTTGGGTTCAGTACGGACGACCGAACAGTCTCTCGTCGTCACGTCGCTCTCGAAGTTAAACCGGAGTCAACCCGTTCGGAGCCTAGGGTTTGGTTTGAGGTGCTGGGGAGGAACCCTGTTTGGGTTTGGAGCGAGGAagatgaggaagttagggttttCAGAAGGTCGGAGAAGGGCGAGTTGGCCGCAGGGGATTGGTTCTGCGTGTCTGGGAAGGGACCCATTTGGTTCAAACTGAGAAAAATTcgggttgaagatggagagaagaaGAGGGTTTTGGAGGGTGAGAGTGAATTGATGGAGAGTTTGGGAAGCGGGTCGAAATTTGAGAGTTTTGATGTTTCAGGCATTGATCCTGTTAAAG AGTTTGGTTTTGTTGTGATGGGGCATGAGTTTGACCTCTATCCCAAGCACATGATCCGTGATGTGAAGAACTGGGACTGGTTTATTGAGGAAGACAGGAATGATAGTggtgacgatgatgatgatgactttgagaacaaaaagaaaaagagagtggggaagaagaggaaaaagaaggaagaaaatgAGGATGATGATTGGACGGGTGAGACTGAAGATGATAATGACATGGTTGTTTCCAATGTGGGAAAAGTTAATAATAGGCCAAAATACTCTACAAGATCGAAGGATCGTGACAAATCACCTCACAAGGACACTCAAGGCAGTGAAAAGTCTCGATTGAAGAAGATTGACAGAGATGACGACGATGATGAAACACTTGGAGGGTTTATTGCTGGTGATGATGAATTGGACCAAGAAGAAGAAACAAGCGGAAACGACGAAGAAGAGGAAGAATTTGACGATGACGAAGAATAG
- the LOC133794483 gene encoding uncharacterized protein LOC133794483 isoform X3 yields MSSMGSELDQCEDGARTVELSTGSNFSASGKLFVGGVSLRTSEDAVIIPNKHSRKPRGFGFVTFANPADADKVLEQEDHVINDRKVDVKRALPAGNNQIFVGGLPQLLTSDELGGYFSEYGVVDSRIIPDHKSGRSRCFGFVTFENEDAVQQILSKGKMQEIGGKKVEVKRVEPKMGGNKYSNNDFAGGQYQYSSEMPQQVYTYDAYSNFRNYAGISGYGGYLFGIGYGTYLPYPPMMHDCVGLGGAYYGVYCSCGGTSAYGCCNISGNACGNPRSSY; encoded by the exons ATGTCTTCAATGGGTTCTGAACTTGATCAGTGCGAAGATGGTGCACGCACTGTGGAGCTTTCAACTGGCTCCAATTTTTCGGCTTCAGG AAAACTTTTCGTTGGAGGCGTTTCTTTGAGAACAAGCGAAG ACGCTGTCATAATACCCAACAAGCACTCTAGGAAGCCTAGGGGTTTTGGGTTTGTGACATTTGCTAATCCAGCTGATGCTGACAAGGTTCTTGAACAAGAAGACCATGTCATCAATGATAGAAAG GTGGATGTCAAAAGGGCATTACCGGCTGGCAACAACCAGATTTTTGTTGGTGGATTACCGCAGCTTTTAACCAGTG ATGAATTGGGGGGCTATTTTTCTGAGTATGGTGTCGTTGACAGTCGGATCATACCCGATCATAAGAGTGGGCGATCTAGATGTTTTGGGTTCGTTACCTTTGAGAATGAAGATGCTGTTCAACAAATCTTATCGAAGGGTAAAATGCaagaaattggaggaaaaaag GTGGAGGTAAAAAGAGTTGAACCCAAAATGGGTGGCAATAAGTACAGCAACAATGATTTTGCTGGTGGTCAGTATCAGTACAGCAGTGAAATGCCACAACAAGTCTATACTTATGACGCTTACAGTAACTTTAGAAATTATGCTGGTATAAGTGGCTATGGAGGATACTTATTTGGAATTGGATATGGAACATATCTACCATATCCACCTATGATGCACGACTGTGTTGGTCTTGGTGGTGCTTATTATGGCGTGTACTGTAGTTGTGGTGGCACTTCTGCTTATGGCTGCTGCAATATCTCTGGAAACGCATGTGGTAATCCTCGAAGTTCCTATTGA